One Mycobacteroides abscessus ATCC 19977 genomic window carries:
- a CDS encoding glutathione peroxidase gives MTDLASIPLTALDGSALSLADFGDNAVLVVNVASKCGLTPQYAALEKLASDYADRGLTVLGVPCNQFMGQEPGTAEEIREFCSSTYGVSFPLLEKADVNGDNRHPLYAELIKTADAEGTAGDVQWNFEKFLIARDGSVVNRFRPTTVPDAPEVIAAIEKELG, from the coding sequence ATGACCGATCTCGCGTCCATCCCGTTGACCGCCCTGGACGGCTCGGCGCTGTCACTTGCCGATTTCGGCGATAACGCCGTCCTGGTGGTCAACGTCGCGTCCAAGTGCGGTCTCACCCCGCAGTACGCGGCTCTGGAGAAGCTGGCCTCCGACTACGCCGACCGTGGTCTGACCGTGCTCGGAGTTCCCTGTAACCAATTCATGGGGCAGGAACCGGGCACGGCGGAGGAAATTCGGGAGTTCTGCTCGTCCACCTATGGGGTGAGTTTCCCGCTGCTGGAGAAGGCCGATGTGAACGGTGACAATCGGCATCCGCTGTACGCGGAGCTCATCAAGACCGCCGATGCGGAGGGTACCGCGGGTGATGTGCAGTGGAACTTCGAGAAATTCTTGATCGCGCGGGATGGTTCGGTGGTCAATAGATTCCGGCCGACAACAGTGCCGGACGCGCCCGAGGTGATCGCGGCCATCGAGAAGGAGCTGGGCTAG
- a CDS encoding DUF2334 domain-containing protein, whose product MAGQLLVSVSGICDRTLDEIAVFTEEMDRRSIPLSFLVSPRLKGKYRLVEDQPTVDWLAARRSRGDAIVLHGYDQAATKKRRDEFAALPAHEANLRLMAADRVMEQTGLRTRLFAAPGWTASAGAIEMLPRNGFRLNIGLSEITDLVRGTSVRARVLGIGEGFLSEPWWCRMLVLSAARTARRDGVVRVAISAKHLRKPGPRQAMIDAIDLALLHGSAPGVYEWLPKQVLHSVA is encoded by the coding sequence ATGGCAGGACAGCTGCTGGTATCGGTGTCGGGAATCTGCGATCGCACTCTCGATGAGATTGCGGTGTTCACTGAAGAAATGGATAGGCGGTCGATCCCGCTGTCCTTCCTGGTGTCCCCGCGCTTGAAGGGCAAGTATCGCCTCGTGGAGGATCAGCCGACGGTCGATTGGCTGGCGGCGCGTCGGTCTCGCGGTGACGCCATCGTTCTGCACGGATATGACCAGGCGGCGACCAAGAAGCGTCGAGACGAGTTCGCCGCATTGCCCGCGCACGAGGCCAATCTGCGTCTGATGGCCGCCGACCGTGTGATGGAACAGACCGGGTTACGTACGCGGCTCTTCGCCGCACCCGGCTGGACGGCCTCGGCCGGGGCGATAGAGATGCTGCCGCGCAATGGTTTCCGCTTGAACATCGGGCTGTCCGAGATTACCGATCTGGTGCGTGGCACCTCGGTGCGCGCCCGGGTATTGGGTATCGGAGAGGGCTTCCTCTCCGAGCCGTGGTGGTGCCGCATGCTGGTGCTGTCGGCGGCGCGCACGGCCCGCCGCGACGGTGTGGTACGAGTCGCCATCTCGGCCAAGCATCTACGTAAGCCGGGGCCGCGCCAGGCGATGATCGATGCCATCGACCTGGCGTTGCTACACGGTTCGGCCCCTGGCGTATACGAGTGGTTGCCCAAGCAGGTATTGCACAGCGTGGCCTGA
- a CDS encoding FAD-binding dehydrogenase, which produces MGDTSTDVIVVGAGLAGLVAACELVDRGKRVVIVEQENAANLGGQAYWSFGGLFFVNSPEQRRLGIKDSHELALQDWLGTAGFDRPEDHWPRQWAHAYVDFAAGEKRSWLRARGLQTFPVVAWAERGGKDALGPGNSVPRFHITWGTGPGLVEIFARRVLAAVDRGQVRIAYRHQVDELVVDQGAVVGVRGTVLEPSTAARGIASSRIKLGEFEFRAQAVIVTSGGIGGNHDLVRENWPERLGRVPSQLLTGVPAHVDGRMLGISVAAGAHLINRDRMWHYTEGITNHNPIWPGHGIRILPGPSSLWLDANGSRIPAPLFPGFDTLGTLEHICRSGQDYSWFILNARIIAKEFALSGQEQNPDLTGKDVRGVLRRGKAGAPAPVQAFVDNGVDFVTATNLPDLVAKMNALPDVSPLDYATIAQQVTARDREVANPFGKDPQIAAIRAARAYLADRVARVVAPHRLTDPKAGPLIAVKLHILTRKTLGGLETDLDSRVLRADGSCFEGLYAAGEVAGFGGGGVHGYRALEGTFLGGCIFSGRAAGRGAAEDIG; this is translated from the coding sequence GTGGGTGACACGAGTACCGATGTCATTGTCGTGGGCGCGGGACTGGCCGGGTTGGTGGCGGCCTGCGAATTGGTGGATCGCGGCAAAAGAGTCGTCATCGTCGAACAGGAAAACGCCGCCAATCTAGGTGGGCAGGCGTATTGGTCTTTTGGCGGTCTGTTCTTTGTCAACAGTCCCGAACAGCGCCGCTTGGGAATCAAGGATTCCCACGAATTGGCCCTGCAGGACTGGCTCGGTACCGCCGGATTTGACCGCCCGGAGGATCATTGGCCGCGTCAATGGGCGCACGCGTACGTGGATTTTGCCGCAGGGGAAAAGCGAAGCTGGTTGCGGGCCAGGGGGTTACAGACCTTTCCCGTCGTGGCATGGGCTGAACGCGGCGGCAAGGATGCCTTGGGGCCGGGAAACTCGGTGCCGCGATTCCATATCACGTGGGGCACGGGCCCTGGGCTGGTGGAGATCTTCGCCCGGCGCGTGCTCGCCGCGGTGGATCGCGGTCAGGTACGCATCGCCTACCGCCACCAGGTCGACGAATTGGTGGTCGATCAGGGTGCCGTCGTGGGTGTGCGGGGGACGGTGTTGGAGCCTTCGACGGCCGCGCGCGGTATCGCGTCATCACGAATTAAATTGGGGGAGTTTGAGTTCCGTGCGCAGGCCGTCATCGTTACCAGCGGGGGCATTGGTGGAAACCACGACCTAGTGCGGGAAAATTGGCCCGAGCGGCTGGGTCGGGTGCCGTCACAGTTGTTGACGGGCGTACCCGCCCACGTTGATGGCCGCATGCTGGGGATTTCGGTGGCCGCCGGGGCTCACCTGATCAACCGTGACCGCATGTGGCACTACACCGAAGGCATCACCAACCACAACCCGATCTGGCCGGGCCATGGGATCCGCATCTTGCCCGGCCCTTCTTCACTCTGGTTGGATGCCAACGGATCTCGAATACCTGCTCCGTTGTTCCCCGGATTCGACACCCTGGGCACGCTCGAGCACATCTGTCGCAGCGGGCAGGACTATTCCTGGTTCATACTCAACGCGCGGATCATCGCCAAGGAGTTCGCACTGTCGGGGCAGGAACAGAACCCCGACCTCACGGGCAAGGATGTGCGTGGGGTGCTGCGGCGGGGCAAGGCGGGCGCGCCCGCGCCGGTACAGGCGTTCGTCGACAACGGCGTCGACTTCGTCACCGCCACCAATCTGCCCGACCTGGTGGCCAAGATGAACGCGTTGCCGGACGTCAGCCCCCTGGACTACGCGACCATCGCTCAGCAGGTGACGGCGCGTGATCGTGAGGTGGCGAACCCGTTCGGCAAGGACCCACAGATCGCGGCGATCCGTGCCGCCCGTGCGTACCTCGCCGATCGCGTAGCCCGCGTGGTGGCGCCGCACCGGCTCACCGACCCCAAGGCCGGCCCGCTCATCGCTGTGAAGCTTCACATCCTCACCCGAAAGACATTGGGCGGATTGGAGACCGACCTTGACTCACGCGTCCTGCGCGCCGACGGCAGCTGCTTCGAAGGTCTCTATGCGGCGGGAGAGGTTGCCGGATTCGGTGGTGGCGGTGTGCATGGCTACCGGGCGCTGGAGGGCACCTTCCTGGGTGGCTGCATCTTCAGCGGACGGGCCGCGGGCCGGGGCGCCGCCGAGGACATCGGCTAG
- a CDS encoding MBL fold metallo-hydrolase, translating to MQLTHFGHSCLLAEFPSENGNTTLLFDPGNFSHGFEGITGLSAILITHQHPDHVDLQRLPALVEANPGAALYADPMTAAQLGGPWQAVHAGDNFTVADLTVRGVGGQHAVIHPEIPLIDNTSYLIGDAEHAARLMHPGDALFAPGEDVDVLALPAAAPWMKVSEAIEYLRAVNPARAVPIHQGILQEAAYPFYYTRFREMSDADFQVLPQEDAVTF from the coding sequence ATGCAGCTGACCCACTTCGGGCACTCGTGCCTGCTGGCAGAATTTCCGTCTGAGAATGGGAACACCACCCTGCTGTTCGATCCGGGCAACTTCTCGCACGGATTCGAGGGGATCACCGGCCTGTCGGCCATCTTGATCACACATCAGCACCCCGACCACGTGGACCTGCAAAGACTGCCGGCACTGGTCGAGGCCAACCCGGGCGCGGCGCTCTATGCCGATCCAATGACGGCGGCGCAGCTGGGTGGACCGTGGCAGGCCGTGCACGCCGGTGACAACTTCACCGTCGCGGATCTGACCGTGCGGGGGGTCGGCGGGCAGCACGCGGTGATCCATCCGGAGATCCCGCTCATCGACAACACGTCGTACCTGATCGGTGACGCTGAGCACGCCGCACGCCTCATGCATCCCGGCGATGCGCTCTTCGCCCCCGGCGAGGACGTCGATGTGCTGGCACTCCCGGCCGCGGCACCGTGGATGAAGGTGTCCGAGGCAATCGAATACCTGCGCGCGGTCAACCCCGCCCGGGCGGTGCCCATACACCAGGGCATCCTGCAAGAGGCCGCATACCCGTTCTACTACACGCGTTTTCGGGAGATGTCCGATGCCGATTTCCAGGTGCTGCCGCAGGAGGACGCGGTCACCTTCTAG
- the purS gene encoding phosphoribosylformylglycinamidine synthase subunit PurS, producing MARVVVNVMPKPEILDPQGQAIVGALSRLGYAGVADVRQGKRFELEFDGEISDSDLESIAEALLANTVIEDWEIVRESE from the coding sequence GTGGCCCGAGTCGTCGTAAACGTCATGCCGAAACCCGAGATCCTGGACCCGCAGGGACAAGCCATCGTGGGTGCGCTGTCCCGCCTTGGCTATGCCGGTGTGGCAGACGTCCGGCAGGGCAAGCGCTTTGAGTTGGAGTTCGACGGTGAGATCAGCGATTCCGATCTGGAGTCGATCGCCGAGGCGCTGCTCGCCAACACCGTCATCGAGGACTGGGAAATCGTGCGGGAGTCCGAATGA
- the purQ gene encoding phosphoribosylformylglycinamidine synthase subunit PurQ: MTARIGVITFPGTLDDVDAARAARLSGAEAVSLWHDDADLKSVDAVIVPGGFSYGDYLRAGAIARFAPVMRSVVDAAAQGLPILGICNGFQVLCEAGLLPGALTRNAGLHFVCRDVWLGVDANNTAWSSRYERDADILVPLKSGEGRYVASDDVLDELEGEGRVVFRYRENPNGSMRDIAGISSANGRVVGLMPHPEHATEPLTGPSDDGLGIFYSALDAVLTAG; this comes from the coding sequence ATGACCGCTCGCATCGGTGTCATCACCTTCCCCGGCACCCTTGACGACGTCGACGCCGCCCGCGCGGCCCGGCTCTCGGGCGCCGAGGCGGTCTCGCTGTGGCATGACGATGCCGACCTGAAGTCCGTGGACGCCGTGATCGTGCCCGGCGGCTTCTCCTACGGTGACTACCTGCGTGCGGGGGCCATCGCGCGGTTCGCGCCGGTGATGCGCTCGGTGGTCGATGCTGCGGCGCAGGGGTTGCCAATCCTGGGCATCTGCAATGGTTTCCAGGTGTTGTGCGAGGCCGGCCTGCTGCCGGGTGCGCTGACCCGCAATGCCGGGCTGCACTTCGTATGCCGTGATGTATGGCTGGGTGTCGACGCCAACAACACCGCGTGGTCTTCGCGGTATGAGCGGGACGCCGACATCCTGGTGCCGCTGAAGTCCGGAGAGGGCCGCTACGTGGCCTCCGATGACGTTCTCGACGAGTTGGAGGGCGAGGGCCGGGTGGTCTTCCGCTACCGCGAGAACCCCAACGGTTCGATGCGCGATATCGCCGGCATTTCCTCGGCCAACGGCCGCGTGGTGGGGCTCATGCCGCACCCGGAGCACGCGACCGAGCCGTTGACCGGCCCCAGTGACGATGGACTCGGCATCTTCTACTCGGCGCTGGATGCCGTCCTGACCGCGGGATAG
- a CDS encoding family 1 encapsulin nanocompartment shell protein: MNNLYRELAPITDEAWAEIENEAARTFKRHIAGRRVVDVSEPGGPSSAAVSTGHLLDVTAPADGVQAHLRESKPLVRLRVPFTISRSAIDDVERGAQDSDWDPVKEAAKKLAFAEDRAIFEGYPAASIVGIRESSSNPELKLPEDVREYPDIVAQALSELRLAGVDGPYSVLLSAEEYTKVSEASDRGYPIREHLRRLVTGEILWAPAIDGAFVLTCRGGDFDLQLGTDVTIGYLSHDAGSVQLYLQETLTFLSYTAEASVALLP; the protein is encoded by the coding sequence ATGAACAACCTGTACCGCGAACTCGCACCTATCACCGACGAGGCATGGGCCGAGATCGAGAACGAGGCCGCCCGTACCTTCAAGCGCCACATCGCGGGGCGCCGGGTGGTCGACGTCAGCGAGCCGGGCGGCCCCTCCAGCGCGGCCGTAAGTACCGGCCACCTGCTGGATGTGACGGCGCCCGCAGACGGTGTGCAGGCTCATCTGCGGGAGAGCAAGCCGCTTGTGCGGCTGCGCGTTCCGTTCACCATCAGCAGGTCGGCCATTGACGACGTGGAGCGTGGCGCACAGGATTCCGATTGGGACCCGGTCAAGGAAGCCGCCAAGAAGCTGGCCTTCGCCGAGGACCGCGCCATCTTCGAGGGATACCCCGCAGCCTCGATCGTCGGCATCCGTGAGTCCAGTTCCAATCCCGAACTCAAGCTGCCCGAGGATGTCCGCGAGTACCCGGACATCGTCGCGCAGGCGCTCTCGGAGCTGCGGCTGGCCGGTGTGGACGGCCCGTACTCGGTGCTGCTGTCCGCCGAGGAGTACACGAAGGTCAGCGAGGCTTCCGACCGCGGGTATCCCATCCGCGAGCACCTTCGCCGGCTGGTCACCGGAGAGATTCTCTGGGCACCGGCGATCGACGGCGCATTCGTGCTGACCTGCCGCGGGGGCGACTTCGACCTACAGCTGGGTACCGATGTCACCATCGGCTACCTGTCTCACGACGCCGGCAGCGTACAGCTCTATCTGCAAGAAACCCTGACGTTCCTGAGCTACACCGCCGAGGCATCGGTCGCGCTGCTGCCCTAG
- a CDS encoding Dyp-type peroxidase, with translation MPDSVPQAVLEPLSSSAIFLVVTIDEGAEQAVHGALPELSGLARAIGFRDPARRLSLVTAIGSEAWDRLFSGSRPARLWPFREVRGERHVAPATPGDLLFHIRASTMDRCFELAARITTMLAGAVTVADEVHGFQYFDNRDLLGFVDGTENPDGADAAAAALVGPEDPDFIGGSYVHVQKYLHNMAAWSALPVDEQEKVIGRTKLDDVEFDDAVKPSNSHVALNVIEDEEGNELQVLRRNMPFGELGKSEFGTYYIAYSRTPDVTERMLHNMFVGDPPGNTDRILDFSTAITGGLFFAPAADFLDAPPSLPAEVAIKSVEYQGSLSIGSLKGSLS, from the coding sequence GTGCCCGATTCCGTGCCGCAGGCCGTCCTAGAACCGCTGTCCTCTTCGGCCATCTTTCTGGTGGTGACCATCGACGAGGGTGCCGAACAGGCTGTTCATGGCGCCCTGCCGGAGCTGTCCGGCCTGGCAAGGGCCATTGGGTTCCGCGACCCGGCACGGAGATTGTCGCTGGTCACCGCCATCGGATCCGAGGCATGGGACCGACTTTTTTCCGGTTCGCGGCCTGCCCGGCTATGGCCGTTCCGGGAGGTGCGCGGCGAACGCCACGTGGCGCCGGCCACACCCGGTGATCTGCTGTTCCATATCCGTGCCTCGACCATGGACCGCTGTTTCGAGCTGGCCGCCCGCATCACCACCATGCTGGCGGGTGCAGTGACAGTGGCCGACGAGGTACACGGTTTCCAGTACTTCGACAACCGCGACCTGCTGGGATTTGTGGACGGCACCGAGAATCCCGACGGGGCGGACGCCGCCGCGGCCGCTCTGGTCGGCCCCGAGGACCCGGACTTCATCGGCGGCAGCTACGTACACGTGCAGAAGTACTTACACAACATGGCCGCCTGGAGCGCTCTTCCCGTCGACGAGCAAGAGAAGGTGATCGGGCGTACCAAGCTGGACGACGTCGAATTCGATGATGCCGTCAAGCCGTCGAATTCTCATGTGGCACTGAATGTCATTGAAGACGAAGAAGGCAACGAGCTGCAGGTCTTGCGACGCAACATGCCTTTCGGAGAGCTGGGGAAATCCGAATTCGGGACCTACTACATCGCCTATTCACGCACTCCAGACGTGACAGAACGCATGCTGCACAACATGTTTGTCGGAGATCCGCCAGGCAACACGGATCGCATCCTCGACTTCTCGACCGCCATCACCGGCGGGCTGTTCTTCGCCCCGGCCGCAGACTTTCTCGACGCTCCTCCGTCGCTGCCCGCCGAGGTGGCCATCAAATCTGTTGAATACCAGGGTTCTCTATCGATCGGCAGCCTGAAAGGATCGTTGTCATGA
- a CDS encoding M18 family aminopeptidase: MTATAVGLCQFIDASPSPFHAVDTVAQRLRHEGFTELFEAQRWPGHSGDYFVVRSGSIVAWRGVDMEGEHAAFRVIGAHTDSPNLRVKANADRVQAGWPMVALEPYGGAWVQTWLDRDLGLSGRVLVRDGDAVRSTLIRIDQPILRVPNLAIHMVSAEERKKWVIDPQWHVNSVWSGELGFEEYIAEQLGVSPADVLGRDLMTHDLTGAALVGPDESLLSAPRLDNQASCYAGLEAFLAAESSSTTVLALFDHEEVGSVSDHGAHSDLLSTVLERIVLSSNGTREDFLRRAAASLMVSADMAHATHPNYPDRHEPGHQIAVNAGPVIKIHPNVRYATDGRGAAAFALACERAGVPVQRYEHRADMQCGSTIGPFAASHTGITTVDVGAATLAMHSVRELMGAHDVPMYADALQAFLELPATS, translated from the coding sequence GTGACCGCGACCGCAGTAGGACTTTGCCAATTCATCGACGCTTCGCCGTCCCCGTTCCATGCCGTGGACACGGTCGCGCAGCGCCTGCGCCACGAGGGCTTTACCGAATTGTTCGAGGCGCAACGCTGGCCGGGCCACTCGGGGGACTACTTCGTGGTGCGGTCGGGCTCGATCGTGGCCTGGCGCGGCGTTGACATGGAAGGCGAACACGCTGCCTTCCGGGTGATCGGAGCACATACCGACAGCCCGAACCTGCGGGTGAAGGCCAACGCTGATCGCGTGCAGGCGGGGTGGCCGATGGTCGCCCTGGAGCCCTATGGGGGCGCCTGGGTGCAAACCTGGTTGGACCGCGATCTGGGATTGTCCGGGCGCGTGCTGGTACGCGACGGAGATGCGGTGCGCTCCACACTGATTCGGATCGATCAGCCGATTCTGCGGGTGCCGAACTTGGCGATTCACATGGTCAGTGCCGAGGAACGCAAGAAATGGGTGATCGACCCGCAGTGGCATGTGAACTCGGTGTGGAGCGGTGAGCTCGGGTTCGAGGAGTACATCGCCGAGCAGTTGGGCGTCAGCCCGGCCGATGTCCTTGGACGCGACCTGATGACACACGACCTGACCGGGGCAGCGCTGGTCGGACCCGACGAAAGTCTGCTCAGTGCCCCACGTTTGGATAACCAGGCCAGCTGTTATGCAGGTCTGGAGGCGTTCCTGGCGGCCGAGTCCAGTTCGACGACGGTGCTGGCGCTTTTCGACCACGAGGAGGTCGGCTCGGTCTCCGACCACGGCGCCCACTCAGATCTACTCTCGACGGTTTTGGAGCGAATCGTGCTGTCCAGTAACGGAACCCGCGAGGACTTTCTGCGGCGTGCGGCTGCCTCACTTATGGTCTCGGCCGACATGGCGCATGCGACCCATCCCAACTATCCGGATCGGCATGAACCCGGGCACCAGATCGCGGTCAATGCCGGGCCGGTCATCAAGATCCACCCCAACGTCCGCTACGCCACCGACGGGCGGGGAGCGGCGGCCTTCGCCCTGGCCTGTGAGCGGGCCGGGGTTCCCGTTCAGCGGTATGAACACCGGGCGGACATGCAGTGCGGATCCACCATTGGCCCGTTCGCGGCATCGCACACCGGCATCACCACAGTGGATGTAGGCGCCGCGACCCTTGCCATGCACTCGGTGCGCGAACTGATGGGCGCACACGACGTGCCGATGTACGCCGATGCGCTGCAGGCGTTTCTGGAGCTGCCCGCTACATCGTGA
- a CDS encoding maleylpyruvate isomerase family mycothiol-dependent enzyme has translation MTVTIVAKEPVVSALAAEWSALDELGASLTDDQWATPSVLPGWTVKDVVAHVVGTERLLSGDPIPSTDEAVTDLPHVRNPVGVLNERWLTYYRKLPPAAVMNDLRTVTSARLAVLEGLSQEQFNAETATPVGPESYGRFMQIRDFDCWMHELDVRDSLGLPAPTDPVTAAPALTELINALPFLIGKRAGAPQGSRIRFVLNGVGAQTVNIEIPDRARIVAALSEAPQVTLTADTCEFARHLGGRASANRNGFTLDGDPDLGWKIVANLRFTM, from the coding sequence ATGACCGTCACGATCGTCGCCAAAGAGCCCGTCGTCTCCGCGTTGGCCGCCGAGTGGAGCGCGCTGGATGAGCTGGGCGCCAGCTTGACCGACGACCAATGGGCCACGCCGTCCGTATTGCCGGGCTGGACGGTCAAGGACGTCGTCGCACACGTGGTGGGCACCGAACGCCTGCTGTCGGGCGACCCGATTCCCAGTACCGACGAGGCCGTCACCGACCTGCCGCATGTGCGCAACCCCGTGGGCGTCCTCAACGAGAGGTGGCTCACCTACTACCGCAAGCTGCCACCGGCCGCGGTGATGAACGACCTGCGCACCGTCACCAGCGCCCGCCTGGCCGTTCTGGAAGGTTTGTCCCAAGAGCAGTTCAATGCCGAGACCGCTACTCCCGTGGGGCCGGAGAGCTATGGCCGGTTCATGCAGATACGTGACTTTGACTGCTGGATGCACGAACTGGATGTGCGGGACAGCCTCGGACTGCCTGCTCCGACGGATCCGGTGACGGCCGCGCCCGCGCTCACCGAACTGATCAACGCGCTACCGTTCTTGATAGGAAAGCGAGCCGGCGCGCCCCAGGGCAGTCGTATCCGCTTTGTGCTCAACGGAGTTGGCGCGCAAACGGTCAACATCGAGATTCCGGACCGGGCTCGCATTGTGGCGGCCCTCTCGGAGGCCCCGCAGGTGACGCTCACCGCGGACACCTGCGAGTTCGCCCGTCATCTGGGCGGGCGCGCCAGCGCCAACCGCAACGGATTCACTCTTGACGGCGATCCCGACCTGGGCTGGAAGATCGTCGCCAATCTGCGTTTCACGATGTAG
- a CDS encoding DoxX family protein, with protein sequence MEKGPVMAEAKSVVSSVQAAFAARTPPEKIGLALTAIIVLFLLADAIPKIFGAQFSRSATEALGFPSYQTALIGWVLLACTIVFAVARTAVLGAVALTAYLGGAVTIDMHEEAWFPVIFAVGFGLLIWAALVLRRRELLKVLIGADR encoded by the coding sequence ATGGAGAAGGGACCTGTGATGGCTGAGGCCAAGAGTGTCGTGTCGAGCGTTCAAGCCGCGTTCGCTGCCCGGACGCCCCCGGAGAAGATCGGTCTCGCGCTGACCGCGATCATCGTGCTGTTCCTGTTGGCCGATGCCATCCCGAAGATCTTCGGAGCACAGTTTTCCCGTAGCGCGACGGAGGCGCTGGGGTTTCCGTCCTATCAAACCGCGCTCATCGGCTGGGTGCTGCTGGCATGCACCATCGTGTTCGCCGTCGCGCGGACCGCGGTGCTCGGCGCCGTTGCCCTGACCGCCTATCTGGGAGGCGCGGTCACCATCGACATGCACGAGGAGGCGTGGTTCCCGGTCATCTTCGCGGTCGGGTTCGGATTGCTGATCTGGGCAGCCCTGGTGTTGCGCCGGCGTGAACTGCTGAAGGTGCTGATCGGGGCGGATCGCTAG